A single genomic interval of Streptomyces graminofaciens harbors:
- a CDS encoding NAD-dependent epimerase/dehydratase family protein codes for MRVLLTGHQGYLGTVMAPVLAAAGHEVVGLDAGLFADCVLGPSPADPQGHRVDLRDVTADHVAGVDAVIHLAALSNDPLGSLAPDLTYDINHHASVRLARLAHDAGVRRFLYASTCSVYGAAGGDDLVAEDAPLRPVTPYAESKVRVEDDLHALADGDFSPVFMRNATAFGYSPRLRADIVLNSLVGHAILSGEVLVLSDGTPWRPLVHAADIARAFAAALVAPREAVHDRAFNIGSEINNVTVAEIAEQVAEAVSGSKVVITGETGADPRSYRVDFARFRAAIPGFDCEWTVKQGALELADAYRKHGLTREDFERRFTRLAVLRAASDAGAVDDTLRWRR; via the coding sequence TTGCGCGTACTACTGACCGGACACCAGGGCTACTTGGGCACCGTGATGGCCCCGGTCCTCGCGGCCGCCGGGCACGAGGTCGTCGGCCTCGACGCCGGGCTGTTCGCCGACTGCGTCCTCGGCCCGTCTCCCGCCGACCCGCAGGGGCACCGGGTGGACCTGCGCGACGTCACGGCCGACCACGTGGCCGGGGTGGACGCCGTGATCCACCTGGCCGCCCTGTCCAACGACCCCCTGGGATCGCTGGCGCCGGACCTCACCTACGACATCAACCACCACGCCTCCGTACGGCTGGCCCGACTGGCCCACGACGCCGGAGTGCGGCGCTTCCTGTACGCGTCGACCTGCTCGGTCTACGGCGCCGCAGGCGGGGACGACCTGGTGGCCGAGGACGCCCCGCTGCGCCCGGTGACGCCGTACGCGGAGTCCAAGGTGCGGGTGGAGGACGACCTGCACGCGCTGGCCGACGGCGACTTCAGCCCGGTGTTCATGCGCAACGCCACCGCGTTCGGCTACTCACCCCGGCTGCGCGCCGACATCGTGCTGAACAGCCTGGTGGGCCACGCGATCCTGTCCGGCGAGGTGCTGGTGCTCTCCGACGGCACCCCCTGGCGCCCGCTGGTGCACGCCGCCGACATCGCACGGGCCTTCGCGGCCGCGCTGGTCGCGCCGCGGGAAGCGGTGCACGACCGGGCGTTCAACATCGGCAGCGAGATCAACAACGTCACGGTCGCCGAGATCGCCGAGCAGGTCGCCGAGGCGGTGTCCGGCTCGAAGGTGGTGATCACCGGGGAGACCGGGGCCGATCCGCGGTCCTACCGGGTGGACTTCGCCCGGTTCCGCGCCGCGATCCCCGGCTTCGACTGCGAGTGGACGGTGAAGCAGGGCGCGCTCGAACTCGCCGACGCCTACCGGAAACACGGGCTGACCCGGGAGGACTTCGAGCGACGCTTCACCCGGCTCGCCGTGCTGCGCGCGGCGTCCGACGCCGGCGCCGTCGACGACACCCTGCGGTGGCGCCGATGA
- a CDS encoding glycosyltransferase family 2 protein, producing MTALPRLSIGLPVYNGEEYLAEALDALLGQTYEDFELVISDNASTDGTRDICRKYAARDSRIRYIRLPRNIGAAPNHNYVFTECRGELFKWASHDDLYARDLLLRCVQALDERPDVILAHSGQAVIDGDGQVKVPYEYGLATDSPHAPERFRSLLFEPGGDDFYGVMRADVLRRVKPHDSYHHADRTFVAEITLHGPFHQVPELLYFRRDHPTRAERANPGKRSRCVNLDPRRAGPLHPTPRLLAEYVWGFVTAIRRAPLSPADRRACYRHLAGWMTSRVRPGAGERVEDRAPVDPGRLTVSVDALVAGREGRQA from the coding sequence ATGACCGCCCTTCCCCGGTTGAGCATCGGCCTGCCCGTGTACAACGGCGAGGAGTACCTCGCCGAGGCGCTCGACGCCCTGCTCGGCCAGACCTACGAGGACTTCGAGCTGGTCATCTCCGACAACGCCTCGACCGACGGCACCCGGGACATCTGCCGCAAGTACGCCGCGCGGGACTCGCGTATCCGCTACATCCGGCTGCCCCGGAACATCGGCGCCGCGCCCAACCACAATTACGTGTTCACCGAATGCCGCGGCGAGCTGTTCAAGTGGGCCTCGCACGACGACCTGTACGCCCGGGACCTGCTGCTGCGCTGCGTTCAGGCGCTGGACGAGCGGCCGGACGTGATCCTCGCGCACAGCGGCCAGGCGGTCATCGACGGCGACGGCCAGGTGAAGGTCCCGTACGAGTACGGGCTCGCCACCGACTCGCCGCACGCGCCGGAGCGCTTCCGCAGCCTGCTGTTCGAGCCCGGTGGCGACGACTTCTACGGGGTGATGCGGGCCGACGTGCTGCGCCGGGTGAAGCCGCACGACAGCTACCACCACGCGGACCGCACGTTCGTCGCCGAGATCACCCTGCACGGGCCCTTCCACCAGGTGCCGGAGCTGCTGTACTTCCGCCGCGACCACCCCACCCGCGCCGAGCGGGCCAACCCCGGCAAGCGCTCCCGATGCGTCAACCTGGACCCGCGCCGGGCGGGCCCGCTGCACCCGACGCCCCGGCTGCTCGCCGAGTACGTCTGGGGCTTCGTGACGGCGATCCGGCGGGCGCCGTTGTCCCCGGCCGACCGGCGCGCGTGCTACCGCCACCTGGCCGGGTGGATGACCAGCCGGGTCCGGCCGGGCGCCGGCGAGCGGGTCGAGGACCGCGCCCCGGTCGACCCGGGCCGGCTCACCGTCTCCGTCGACGCCCTCGTCGCCGGCCGTGAGGGGAGGCAGGCATGA
- a CDS encoding glucose-1-phosphate cytidylyltransferase: protein MKVVLFCGGYGLRMRNGTSDDVPKPMAMVGPRPLIWHVMRYYAYFGHTEFILCLGYGAHHIKDFFLNYEETTSNDFVLRGGRTELLSTDIADWTITFAQTGIESPIGERLRRVRHHLDGDEMFLANYADVLTDAPLPEMIDRFARRDAGASMMVVPPQSSFHCVDLGDDGLVGGITAVSDMPLWENGGYFVLRQEIFDHIPEGGDLVADGCAQLAKRGRLVAHQHRGFWKPTDTVKERAALDDAYARGDRPWAVWERDGAATGSRDGSGARA from the coding sequence ATGAAGGTCGTACTGTTCTGCGGCGGCTATGGGCTGCGTATGCGCAACGGAACCTCCGACGACGTGCCCAAGCCGATGGCGATGGTCGGCCCGCGGCCGCTGATCTGGCACGTCATGCGCTACTACGCGTACTTCGGGCACACGGAGTTCATCCTGTGCCTCGGGTACGGGGCCCACCACATCAAGGACTTCTTCCTCAACTACGAGGAGACGACGTCCAACGACTTCGTGCTGCGGGGCGGGCGGACCGAGCTGCTGTCCACCGACATAGCCGACTGGACGATCACGTTCGCGCAGACGGGCATCGAGTCGCCGATCGGGGAGCGGCTGCGCCGGGTGCGGCACCACCTGGACGGCGACGAGATGTTCCTCGCCAACTACGCCGACGTGCTCACCGACGCCCCGCTGCCGGAGATGATCGACCGGTTCGCCCGGCGCGACGCCGGCGCGTCGATGATGGTGGTGCCGCCGCAGTCCTCGTTCCACTGCGTTGACCTGGGCGATGACGGCCTGGTGGGGGGCATCACCGCGGTGAGCGACATGCCGCTGTGGGAGAACGGCGGCTACTTCGTGCTCCGCCAGGAGATCTTCGACCACATCCCGGAGGGCGGGGACCTGGTCGCCGACGGATGCGCCCAACTGGCCAAGCGGGGCCGGCTGGTGGCGCACCAGCACCGCGGCTTCTGGAAGCCGACCGACACCGTGAAGGAGCGGGCCGCGCTCGACGACGCCTACGCCCGGGGCGACCGCCCGTGGGCCGTGTGGGAACGGGACGGCGCGGCGACCGGCAGCAGGGACGGCTCCGGAGCGAGGGCGTGA
- a CDS encoding right-handed parallel beta-helix repeat-containing protein, whose translation MGIKWRHWAWPAAPLALALLAATGCESTPGARPKPTAAPSTSVARVCAEPAAGPAKAPAGAVTVDPSVTGDLAAKTKSNPPHTTFWLRPGKHRLDPNRYAQVFPKEGNSYLGAPGAVLDGRKTNQYAFGGTAPDVTIRYLTVQGFVAPNDEGVVNHDSADGWVIEHATIQKNSGAGLMAGARQQVRASCLRDNGQYGMNAYKANGRITDLVVEGNEIVGNNTGDWERRRKGCGCTGGVKFWAVDGADIRGNWVHDNRGTGLWADTNNNDFRIEGNVLEDNDGAALIYETSYNAVIRKNTIRRNNWVEGRKYADRGDNFPFATVYLSESGGEPRIPARTDKIEIYRNVLENNWSGITLWENADRFCNSPANTSSGDCTLLVKKTDRCAQPAIATAPLYADCRWKTQRVDIHGNRFVLDKSVVDCTVRCDRMAVLANYGTYPDWSPYQGERVAEAITRKQHNRWHDNVYLGPWKFVAHDPSRILDSGQWQDTPYRQDAGSTFRARAGG comes from the coding sequence TTGGGGATCAAGTGGCGGCACTGGGCATGGCCGGCGGCACCACTGGCGCTGGCCCTGCTGGCGGCGACCGGCTGTGAGAGCACGCCGGGCGCGCGGCCGAAGCCGACCGCCGCGCCGTCCACGTCCGTGGCCCGGGTGTGCGCCGAGCCCGCGGCCGGGCCGGCGAAGGCGCCGGCGGGCGCGGTGACGGTCGACCCCTCGGTGACCGGTGACCTGGCCGCGAAGACCAAGAGCAACCCCCCGCACACCACGTTCTGGCTTCGACCGGGCAAGCACAGGCTCGACCCGAACCGCTACGCCCAGGTGTTCCCCAAGGAGGGGAACAGCTACCTCGGCGCGCCGGGCGCGGTGCTCGACGGCCGGAAGACCAACCAGTACGCGTTCGGCGGCACCGCCCCCGACGTCACGATCCGCTACCTGACCGTGCAGGGTTTCGTCGCGCCGAACGACGAGGGCGTGGTCAACCACGACTCGGCCGACGGGTGGGTGATCGAGCACGCGACGATCCAGAAGAACTCCGGCGCCGGGCTGATGGCCGGTGCCCGCCAGCAGGTCCGCGCCAGCTGCCTGCGCGACAACGGTCAGTACGGCATGAACGCGTACAAGGCCAACGGCCGCATCACCGACCTGGTGGTCGAGGGCAACGAGATCGTGGGCAACAACACCGGCGACTGGGAGCGGCGGCGGAAGGGCTGCGGCTGCACCGGAGGCGTCAAGTTCTGGGCCGTCGACGGCGCCGACATACGCGGCAACTGGGTGCACGACAACCGCGGAACCGGGTTGTGGGCGGACACCAACAACAACGACTTCCGCATCGAGGGCAACGTGCTCGAGGACAACGACGGTGCCGCGCTGATCTACGAGACCAGCTACAACGCGGTCATCCGGAAGAACACGATCCGGCGGAACAACTGGGTCGAGGGCCGCAAATACGCCGACCGCGGCGACAACTTCCCGTTCGCGACCGTCTACCTGTCCGAGTCCGGCGGCGAACCACGGATCCCAGCCCGCACGGACAAGATCGAGATCTATCGGAACGTGCTGGAGAACAACTGGTCCGGGATCACCCTGTGGGAGAACGCCGACCGGTTCTGCAACAGCCCGGCCAACACCTCGTCCGGTGACTGCACGTTGCTGGTGAAGAAGACCGACCGCTGCGCACAGCCGGCGATCGCCACCGCACCGCTCTACGCCGACTGCCGGTGGAAGACCCAGCGGGTGGACATCCACGGCAACCGCTTCGTGCTGGACAAATCCGTCGTCGACTGCACGGTGCGGTGCGACCGCATGGCGGTGCTGGCCAACTACGGCACCTATCCGGACTGGTCGCCGTACCAGGGCGAGCGGGTGGCCGAGGCGATCACGCGCAAGCAGCACAACCGCTGGCACGACAACGTCTACCTCGGACCATGGAAATTCGTCGCCCACGACCCGAGCCGGATACTCGACTCCGGGCAGTGGCAGGACACGCCGTACCGGCAGGACGCGGGCAGCACGTTCCGCGCACGGGCCGGTGGTTGA
- a CDS encoding glycosyltransferase — protein MGPEIGGDLSMHGVHVLVVHNRYASAQPSGENKVVDQEVALLRGAGHRVDVFERRSDDIAARSLLGKAAIPLLVPWNPAVRAELADRLRSERPDVVHVHNVFPLLSPAVLAACADAGVPAVATLHNYTQVCPPGTLQRDGRPCTECVGSSPLPAVRHGCYRNSRLATVPLAVSLSVNRRRWWSGVERFFCISAAQRDVLVRAGMPAERLAVKHNFVPDPGSCREGDGEHLLYLGRLAEAKGVRLLMAAWDEIAAAGGVGVPLVIAGTGPLEREVTAWAAGRDDVRYVGLYDTAQCRQAIARSVAVVAPSTWLEAFGLVVVEAMAAGVPVVAAGHGAFVELVEDGVTGLLHRPGETASLASCLRRITAGSARNREMGRAARRRYEQGFSPAVGLERLVDAYRTAIAGRSALARGGDTRASRGDGDSR, from the coding sequence ATGGGCCCAGAGATCGGAGGTGACCTGAGCATGCACGGCGTTCACGTCCTGGTGGTGCACAACCGCTACGCCTCGGCGCAGCCGAGCGGGGAGAACAAGGTCGTCGACCAGGAGGTGGCGCTGCTTCGCGGGGCCGGCCACCGGGTCGACGTGTTCGAGCGGCGCAGCGACGACATCGCCGCCCGGTCCCTGCTGGGCAAGGCCGCCATACCGCTGCTGGTGCCGTGGAACCCGGCGGTCCGCGCGGAGCTCGCCGACCGGCTTCGCAGCGAGCGGCCGGACGTGGTGCACGTCCACAACGTCTTCCCGTTGCTGTCGCCGGCGGTGCTGGCCGCCTGCGCCGACGCCGGTGTGCCCGCCGTCGCCACGCTGCACAACTACACCCAGGTCTGCCCGCCCGGCACGCTGCAGCGGGACGGCCGGCCGTGCACCGAGTGCGTCGGGTCCTCGCCGCTGCCCGCCGTCCGGCACGGCTGCTACCGGAACTCCCGGCTGGCGACGGTGCCGCTCGCGGTCAGCCTGTCGGTCAACCGGCGGCGGTGGTGGTCCGGCGTGGAGCGGTTCTTCTGCATCTCCGCGGCGCAGCGCGACGTCCTGGTGCGGGCCGGCATGCCGGCCGAGCGGCTGGCGGTGAAGCACAACTTCGTGCCCGACCCGGGCTCATGCCGAGAGGGCGACGGCGAGCATCTGCTCTATCTCGGCCGGCTCGCGGAGGCCAAGGGCGTGCGGCTGCTCATGGCCGCGTGGGACGAGATCGCCGCCGCCGGCGGGGTGGGCGTGCCGCTCGTGATCGCCGGCACGGGGCCGCTGGAGCGGGAGGTGACCGCCTGGGCGGCGGGCCGGGACGACGTGCGGTACGTCGGCCTGTACGACACGGCGCAGTGCCGGCAGGCCATCGCGCGGTCGGTCGCCGTGGTGGCTCCCTCCACGTGGCTGGAGGCGTTCGGCCTGGTGGTCGTGGAGGCGATGGCGGCCGGGGTCCCGGTCGTCGCCGCCGGTCACGGCGCCTTCGTCGAACTCGTCGAGGACGGGGTGACCGGGCTGCTGCACCGGCCGGGCGAGACCGCCTCGCTCGCGTCCTGCCTGCGCCGGATCACGGCCGGGTCGGCCCGCAACCGGGAGATGGGCCGGGCGGCCCGGCGCCGTTACGAGCAGGGCTTCAGCCCGGCCGTCGGGCTGGAGCGCCTGGTGGATGCGTACCGCACCGCGATCGCGGGTCGGTCAGCACTGGCTCGCGGCGGGGACACCCGCGCGAGCAGGGGGGATGGGGACAGTAGATGA
- a CDS encoding class I SAM-dependent methyltransferase, producing the protein MTRCRLCGSEAMASVVDLGATPPCESFLAADQLDQPEPAYPLHLRVCTDCWLAQIPPLITPEETFKEYAYFSSYSTSWVEHARTFVDDAVRRLGLGTDAFVVEVASNDGYLLRNVVDRGIRCLGIEPSVNVGAAARDAGVPTLTEFLDPATGADVRAEHGPADLVVANNVYAHIPDVVGFTRGLRALVADDGWVSIEVQHLLTLIEENQYDTIYHEHFQYYTVASAIRALASGGLALVDVELLPTHGGSIRLWARPAEVAGEPTRRVADVLDREKAAGLQELSGYTEFSARVAKVRRDLLRFLIEAAERGETVVGYGAPGKGNTLLNHCGIRPDLLPYTVDRNPYKHGRFTPGTRIPILPPEQIAADKPDYVLVLPWNLRAELVEQLSFVHDWGGRLVFPIPELSIVEVKA; encoded by the coding sequence ATGACACGATGCCGACTCTGCGGCTCGGAAGCGATGGCGAGCGTCGTCGATCTTGGGGCGACGCCACCATGTGAGAGCTTTCTCGCCGCGGACCAACTGGATCAACCGGAACCGGCGTACCCGCTGCACCTGCGGGTCTGCACCGACTGCTGGCTCGCGCAGATCCCTCCGCTGATCACGCCGGAGGAGACGTTCAAGGAGTACGCGTACTTCTCCTCCTACTCGACCTCCTGGGTGGAGCACGCGCGCACGTTCGTCGACGACGCCGTGCGGCGGCTGGGGCTGGGCACCGACGCCTTCGTGGTCGAGGTCGCGAGCAACGACGGGTACCTGCTGAGGAATGTGGTGGACCGCGGGATCCGCTGCCTCGGCATCGAGCCCTCGGTGAACGTCGGCGCCGCCGCGCGCGACGCGGGTGTGCCCACGCTCACGGAGTTCCTGGACCCGGCCACCGGCGCCGACGTCCGCGCCGAGCACGGCCCGGCGGACCTGGTCGTGGCGAACAACGTGTACGCGCACATCCCCGACGTGGTCGGGTTCACCCGGGGGCTGCGCGCCCTGGTCGCCGACGACGGCTGGGTCTCCATCGAGGTGCAGCACCTGCTGACCCTGATCGAGGAGAACCAGTACGACACGATCTACCACGAGCACTTCCAGTACTACACGGTCGCGTCCGCGATCCGAGCCCTTGCGAGCGGCGGACTCGCACTCGTGGACGTCGAGCTGCTGCCCACGCACGGCGGCTCCATCCGGCTGTGGGCCCGGCCGGCCGAGGTGGCCGGCGAGCCGACGCGGCGGGTGGCCGACGTGCTGGACCGGGAGAAGGCCGCCGGGCTGCAGGAGCTGTCCGGGTACACCGAGTTCTCCGCCCGGGTGGCCAAGGTGCGCCGGGACCTGCTGCGGTTCCTCATCGAGGCGGCCGAGCGCGGCGAGACGGTCGTCGGCTACGGCGCCCCGGGCAAGGGCAACACCCTGCTCAACCACTGCGGCATCCGGCCCGACCTGCTCCCGTACACGGTCGACCGCAACCCCTACAAGCACGGCAGGTTCACCCCGGGCACCCGCATCCCGATCCTGCCGCCCGAGCAGATAGCGGCCGACAAGCCGGACTACGTCCTCGTCCTCCCGTGGAACCTGCGGGCCGAGCTGGTCGAGCAGCTGTCCTTCGTGCACGACTGGGGCGGCCGGCTGGTCTTTCCGATACCGGAACTGAGCATTGTCGAGGTCAAGGCATGA
- a CDS encoding PIG-L deacetylase family protein: protein MIRLGAGRLDRIVAVGAHCDDIAIGAGGTLLTLCLARPGIRVDALVLSGGGSEREQEEQAALTAFCPGADLRLTVHKLPDGRLPAHWDEAKAAVEELRAQTEPDLVLAPRTEDAHQDHRGLAKLMTTAFRDHLVLGYEIVKWDGDLGRPSAYQPLSPEIAEQKVRLLQEHYPSQRHRPWYDREAFLGLARIRGIECHARYAEAFAATKLTLDLGE, encoded by the coding sequence GTGATCCGGCTCGGGGCCGGGCGCCTGGACCGGATAGTCGCGGTGGGCGCGCACTGCGACGACATCGCCATCGGCGCCGGCGGCACGCTGCTGACGCTGTGCCTCGCACGGCCGGGCATCCGCGTCGACGCGCTGGTGCTCTCCGGCGGTGGCAGCGAGCGGGAGCAGGAGGAACAGGCCGCGCTCACCGCCTTCTGCCCGGGCGCCGACCTGCGGCTGACCGTGCACAAGCTGCCGGACGGCCGGCTGCCGGCGCACTGGGACGAGGCCAAGGCCGCGGTCGAGGAGCTGCGCGCGCAGACCGAGCCGGATCTCGTACTGGCCCCGCGCACCGAGGACGCCCACCAGGATCACCGCGGCCTGGCGAAGCTGATGACCACCGCGTTCCGCGACCACCTCGTACTCGGCTACGAGATCGTCAAGTGGGACGGCGATCTCGGCCGTCCGTCGGCGTACCAGCCGCTGTCGCCGGAGATCGCCGAACAGAAGGTGCGGCTGCTGCAGGAGCACTACCCCTCGCAGCGGCACCGGCCCTGGTACGACCGGGAGGCCTTCCTCGGCCTTGCACGAATCCGCGGCATCGAATGCCACGCGCGATACGCCGAGGCGTTCGCCGCCACCAAACTCACGCTCGACCTGGGGGAATGA
- a CDS encoding DUF4910 domain-containing protein: MAPMTAAGEEMHALVERLYPLCRSITGDGVRATLEIVGEYVPLQVHEVPTGTQVLDWTVPQEWNIRDAYIADAAGNRVVDFAASSLHVLGYSVPVSATMPLAELRGHLHTLPDHPSWVPYRTSYYKPEWGFCLAQETLDALPDGEYEVRIDSTLADGHLTYAEHVVPGQIADEVIVSCHVCHPSLANDNLAGIAVATFLARSLAERTPYYTYRFIFAPGTIGAITWLARNAERVDRVKHGLVLACAGDPGQLTYKQSRRGDAEIDRVMRHVLAASERPHSVAEFTPYGYDERQYCSPGFDLGVGSLSRTPYAGYPEYHTSADNPDFVSPEAMADTLAVCREAFAVLDRNRRYVNLSPYGEPQLGRRGLYDALGGRSDTKQAQMAMLWVLSLSDGEHSLLDVTERSGLPFDTVAAAAGALHGAGLIKV, from the coding sequence GTGGCGCCGATGACCGCGGCCGGCGAGGAGATGCACGCGCTGGTGGAGCGGCTGTACCCGCTGTGCCGGAGCATCACCGGCGACGGTGTGCGCGCCACCCTGGAGATCGTCGGCGAGTACGTCCCGCTGCAGGTGCACGAGGTGCCGACCGGGACTCAGGTGCTCGACTGGACGGTGCCGCAGGAGTGGAACATCCGGGACGCGTACATCGCCGACGCCGCCGGAAACCGGGTCGTCGACTTCGCCGCGTCCAGCCTGCATGTGCTCGGCTACAGCGTGCCGGTGTCGGCGACCATGCCGCTGGCGGAGCTGCGCGGACATCTGCACACCCTGCCGGACCACCCGTCCTGGGTGCCGTACCGAACCAGCTACTACAAGCCGGAGTGGGGGTTCTGCCTGGCCCAGGAGACCCTGGACGCGCTGCCGGACGGCGAGTACGAGGTGCGTATCGACTCCACCCTCGCCGACGGCCATCTCACCTACGCCGAGCACGTGGTCCCCGGGCAGATCGCCGACGAGGTGATCGTCTCCTGCCACGTCTGCCACCCGTCGCTGGCCAACGACAACCTGGCCGGGATCGCGGTGGCGACGTTCCTGGCCCGGTCGCTGGCGGAGCGGACGCCGTACTACACCTACCGGTTCATCTTCGCGCCCGGCACCATCGGCGCGATCACCTGGCTGGCCCGCAACGCGGAGCGGGTGGACCGGGTCAAGCACGGGCTGGTGCTGGCCTGCGCCGGCGACCCGGGTCAACTGACGTACAAGCAGAGCAGGCGCGGCGACGCGGAGATCGACCGGGTGATGCGGCACGTGCTGGCCGCCTCCGAACGCCCGCACAGCGTCGCCGAGTTCACTCCGTACGGCTACGACGAGCGGCAGTACTGCTCCCCCGGGTTCGATCTCGGCGTGGGCTCGCTCAGCCGGACCCCGTACGCCGGCTACCCCGAGTACCACACCTCGGCGGACAACCCGGACTTCGTCTCCCCGGAGGCGATGGCGGACACGCTCGCCGTCTGCCGCGAGGCGTTCGCCGTCCTCGACCGCAACCGGCGGTACGTCAACCTCAGCCCCTACGGCGAACCACAGCTGGGCCGGCGCGGGTTGTACGACGCACTCGGCGGCCGCAGCGACACCAAGCAGGCCCAGATGGCCATGCTCTGGGTGCTCAGCCTGTCCGACGGCGAGCACAGTCTGCTGGACGTCACCGAGCGGTCCGGGCTGCCGTTCGACACCGTCGCCGCCGCGGCCGGCGCCCTGCACGGCGCCGGGCTGATCAAGGTATGA
- a CDS encoding O-antigen ligase domain-containing protein — MSPNHTDHTSKIVGTVWGLLVLNTLGSAGAKTIVPLPRSLIQMVTMGALVAAFALALAVNLRLRIRASAFLFLLTLLLVPSVISSADLESGFGAVFRCVRLALFIGTLWLLSRWWDGSPTFVRHHIRMYFVVLGSVAAGAIISPGAAMPELYGGRLVGALWPLTPPQIGQYAAVIIGLSVLLVLGRRTDRRSAAVVVVPALVLLALTHTRTATLGLLIGLVLAIGSLFLTSAAARRFFTWAVLCAAVTAVGFGSALQAWFLRGQSQENFTSLTGRAKVWDALLAAPRTTSEYLFGAGLGDKSFGGLPIDNSWLAVYHEQGMTGVALVAAIIIVLGGVALLRPPSLSRACAIFLISYCAIASYTEAGLGDASPYLLHLAVAASLLAAPAAATPLSTSELPRRRVPRWAQRSEVT; from the coding sequence ATGAGCCCAAACCATACGGACCACACGTCGAAGATCGTCGGGACGGTCTGGGGGCTGCTGGTCCTCAACACGCTCGGCTCCGCCGGGGCGAAGACCATCGTCCCGCTGCCCCGCTCCCTCATCCAGATGGTCACCATGGGCGCGCTGGTCGCCGCGTTCGCGCTGGCGCTCGCCGTCAATCTCCGGCTGCGCATCCGAGCCAGCGCCTTCTTGTTCCTGCTCACCCTGCTGCTGGTGCCGAGCGTGATCTCCAGCGCGGACCTGGAGTCCGGGTTCGGCGCGGTGTTCCGCTGCGTCCGGCTGGCTCTCTTCATCGGCACGCTGTGGCTGCTCAGCCGCTGGTGGGACGGCAGCCCGACGTTCGTCCGGCACCACATCCGGATGTATTTCGTGGTCCTCGGGTCGGTGGCCGCGGGCGCGATCATCTCACCGGGCGCCGCCATGCCCGAGCTCTACGGCGGGCGGCTGGTCGGCGCGCTGTGGCCGCTCACCCCGCCGCAGATCGGACAGTACGCCGCGGTGATCATCGGGCTTTCCGTGCTGCTCGTTCTGGGCCGCCGGACCGACAGGCGCAGCGCGGCGGTGGTCGTCGTGCCGGCACTCGTCCTGCTCGCGCTGACCCATACCCGGACGGCCACGCTCGGCCTGCTCATCGGGCTGGTGTTGGCGATCGGCTCGCTCTTCCTGACCAGCGCCGCCGCCCGCCGGTTCTTCACCTGGGCGGTGCTGTGCGCCGCCGTGACCGCGGTGGGGTTCGGCTCCGCGCTGCAGGCGTGGTTCCTGCGCGGACAGAGCCAGGAGAACTTCACCAGCCTCACCGGTCGGGCCAAGGTGTGGGACGCCCTGCTGGCAGCGCCCCGGACGACCTCGGAGTATCTGTTCGGCGCGGGCCTGGGCGACAAGTCGTTCGGCGGGCTGCCGATCGACAACAGCTGGCTGGCCGTCTACCACGAGCAGGGCATGACCGGCGTCGCCCTGGTGGCGGCGATCATCATCGTGTTGGGCGGCGTCGCGCTGCTGCGGCCACCGTCGCTGTCGAGGGCCTGCGCGATCTTCCTGATCAGCTACTGCGCGATCGCGTCGTACACCGAGGCCGGGCTGGGCGACGCCTCACCGTATCTGCTGCATCTGGCCGTGGCCGCTTCGCTGCTGGCGGCACCTGCCGCGGCCACTCCCCTCTCGACATCCGAACTCCCTCGACGACGCGTCCCGCGATGGGCCCAGAGATCGGAGGTGACCTGA